In a single window of the Papaver somniferum cultivar HN1 chromosome 8, ASM357369v1, whole genome shotgun sequence genome:
- the LOC113305494 gene encoding cytosolic sulfotransferase 5-like, producing MVDFYQLTCWQEASFYKERLGRKKLKQPVIYEHNRMASKQSKDSKLHGCEEADGQFTQETRDLLSSMPKQKAWVRSDHIYQYQNFWYGAAELQGVINVQRNFKALDSDLIVATYPKCGTTWLKALPFAIMNKYHFNTATLKQNHPLLTINPHLLLPFLDNVYSTDKNPDLACFSVNNLLLATHFPLASLFQCIKDSKCKLVYICRDPKDTVVSYWHFIAKIRTKNMENISLEEFYKQFCDGVVEYGSFWDHVLGLAQFLGYPFSAEEENEGVVEELLKLCSFDHLSNLEANKNGKVPVLEIGCSAFFRRGEVGDHVNYLTPAMIERLDKITEEKFSVMGHYFMYGKCSQLCVGICVPALLHTVLYDYDIMVVKVGPQAGEGKQFVFGFYITNEQVLGKLL from the exons ATGGTTGATTTCTATCAACTCACCTGTTGGCAGGAAGCTTCTTTTTATAAAGAGAGACTAGGAAGAAAAAAGCTGAAGCAGCCAGTTATTTATGAACATAATCGTATGGCTTCAAAACAGTCGAAAGACTCAAAACTTCATGGTTGCGAAGAAGCTGATGGTCAGTTTACCCAAGAAACCAGAGAtttgctatcatccatgccaaaaCAAAAAGCATGGGTGCGTTCAGATCATATCTATCAATACCAGAACTTCTGGTACGGTGCTGCAGAGCTACAAGGCGTCATAAATGTGCAAAGAAACTTCAAAGCTCTTGATTCCGATCTTATCGTTGCGACGTATCCTAAATGCGGTACTACTTGGTTGAAAGCGCTGCCTTTCGCGATCATGAACAAGTATCATTTCAATACCGCAACCTTGAAACAAAACCACCCTCTTCTCACAATTAATCCACATTTACTTCTTCCTTTTCTGGATAATGTTTACTCGACTGACAAAAACCCGGATTTAGCATGTTTCTCGGTTAACAACCTGCTTTTGGCAACTCACTTTCCACTTGCATCTTTGTTTCAATGCATCAAGGACTCGAAGTGTAAGTTAGTTTACATATGCAGAGATCCAAAGGATACTGTTGTTTCATACTGGCATTTTATCGCCAAAATCAGAACCAAGAATATGGAGAATATTTCACTAGAAGAATTTTATAAGCAGTTTTGTGATGGCGTTGTTGAGTATGGATCCTTTTGGGATCATGTTCTAGG GTTAGCTCAGTTCTTGGGTTACCCGTTTTCTGCCGAGGAAGAAAATGAGGGAGTGGTTGAGGAATTATTGAAGTTGTGTAGTTTCGATCATTTGAGCAATTTAGAAGCGAATAAGAATGGCAAAGTGCCGGTACTAGAGATTGGATGTAGTGCATTTTTCCGTCGAGGAGAAGTCGGAGACCATGTCAATTACTTAACCCCTGCAATGATAGAGCGATTAGATAAGATCACTGAGGAGAAGTTCTCGGTCATG GGTCATTATTTCATGTATGGTAAGTGTTCCCAACTTTGTGTTGGAATATGTGTACCAGCACTTTTACATACAG TATTGTATGATTATGACATAATGGTAGTTAAAGTAGGTCCCCAAGCAGGTGAAGGAAAGCAATTTGTTTTCGGTTTTTACATCACAAACGAACAAGTCTTAGGAAAATTACTGTAA